In Dermatophagoides farinae isolate YC_2012a chromosome 9, ASM2471394v1, whole genome shotgun sequence, a genomic segment contains:
- the nab gene encoding NGFI-A-binding protein homolog isoform X1, producing the protein MMKNQPDNNNDDDDVDVEPDTIKDADVVDDDGDDDVDGGSNGNSSSSNEYDASVGSNSFEIETPKTICSTPLNSISTIKTLISESNSAVNIVKNKRQQFIEQPIIINEEMFSTHQRILGRNLNGTIAMTTQPSNESELQLYRVLQRANLLAYYDTFICQGGDDVQQLYEAGEEEFLEIMALVGMAAKPLHVRRLQKALHEWATNPALFQSPLVPSFHSNNNNNTNNMAPSSSIVQPSITGQSNTSAAISTRTLNNGPNGQSQPQPQQQPPPPPSSSSSSSTTINNAQSISSPNAHRNHNNNSPAANGSSFQTRSTTGNQSTTPSPSQFQNAEYSQPCSPSSMTPILMERQIRRLAEAAEQLVKNLPASILDLKPTIGNNTNGNKKRIVKEIENIMSMSDDDPRRIDEIRRYAAIYGRFDCKRKPEKPLTLHEVSVNEAAAQICSKIPQLLYRRDELFPLARQVVRDSGYQYSKGHSRSQSCRIGEDPSSTGNTIGSIKRIRLDNNGNNGGSSNSSRSSPAQGQQQQQNQQQQESKNMSKEYEEDRKRRHNRLEGIVDQLKSLGNQQEKIQSQIKEANDRQNFQQVNELQNELEMINDHQMQLVNEKSELEQQQQQQQKQNETKQQQQQDTSQDGQKCNRNNSKQSMTEMIETKTETDDTDSQFSLYSNESMPSSLLHESRGHDDSPSLSNDNLATNSNNNNNNTINDDSTDVAASNNEKIANRKKTNGLQTTTTPSSASMMINANSNDSMDFGKQLNDVIDEGLRLMGHVIDENIDLRLFNKYTEVLRNNNNNNGQSSSSSHDINNCNNYRSPKNEQPIGVTTPPPQPPPIMTSTPHNSIHNHPHHQQQQQHHRQRGRPPKNTHPSMNTTTTNSMNERIDLSNTFYEQLLSQAQIQQQMQLYQQSLYAQALFGDFNNSATTLSNTTDNVSTTTLMADQSKTDHHHHNDDNNNGKNNLIDNIQIDRDEIVQSLNALISISSNGIGHHQHHHHHHRQQTLSSTIDGALSSTQSSNSNHPTTTTTSSSSSSSSSSSSVEFKLS; encoded by the exons atgatgaagaatcagccggacaacaacaatgatgatgatgatgttgatgttgaaccCGATACCATCAAGGATGCTgatgtcgttgatgatgatggtgatgatgatgttgatggtggcAGTAACGGTAATTCAAGCTCGAGCAATGAATATGATGCTAGTGTTGGTTcgaattcattcgaaattgAAACACCAAAAACAATTTGCTCGACgccattgaattcaatttcaacgataaaaacattaatttcTGAATCAAATTCTGCAGTAAAtattgtgaaaaataaaagacaacaatttattgaacaacctatcatcattaatgaagAAATGTTTTCAACACATCAACGAATTTTGGGCCGAAATCTTAACGGTACAA TTGCAATGACCACACAACCATCGAATGAATCCGAATTACAATTGTATCGTGTATTACAACGTGCCAATCTGCTTGCATATTATGATACATTCATTTGTCaaggtggtgatgatgtacAACAATTATATGAAGCAGGTGAAGAAGAATTTCTTGAAATAATGGCATTAGTCGGTATGGCTGCTAAACCATTACATGTACGACGATTACAGAAAGCATTACATGAATGGGCTACTAATCCAG cTCTATTCCAATCACCATTGGTgccatcatttcattcgaataataataataatacaaacaaTATGGCtccttcatcatcgattgtacAACCATCGATTACTGGACAATCAAATACATCGGCGGCTATTTCAACAAGAACATTGAACAATGGTCCGAATGGTCAAtcacaaccacaaccacaacaacaaccaccaccaccaccatcatcatcatcatcatcatcaacaacaattaacaATGCtcaatcaatatcatcaccaaatgCACATcgaaatcataataataatagtccAGCTGcaaatggatcatcatttcaaactAGATCCACTACAGGTAATCAATCGACAACACCATCTCCAAGTCAATTTCag aaCGCTGAATATAGTCAACCATGTAGTCCAAGTTCAATGACGCCCATATTGATGGAAAGACAAATACGGCGACTAGCTGAAGCTGCCGAACAATTGGTAAAGAATTTACCGGCATCCATTTTGGATCTAAAACCAACGATTGGTAATAATACCAATGGCAATAAGAAACGTATTGTCAAAGAAATTGAG AACATAATGTCAATGtcagatgatgatccacGTCGTATAGATGAAATACGACGTTATGCAGCTATTTATGGCCGTTTTGATTGTAAACGTAAACCGGAAAAACCATTAACATTACATGAAGTATCGGTGAATGAAGCTGCTGCACAGATTTGTAGTAAAATACCGCAACTACTTTATCGTCGTGATGAATTATTTCCATTGGCTAGACAGGTTGTACGTGATAGTGGTTATCAATATTCAAAAGGACATTCCAG ATCACAAAGTTGTCGTATTGGTGAAGATCCATCAAGCACAGGAAATACTATCGGTAGCATTAAACGAATTCgtcttgataataatggtaataatggcggtagtagtaatagtagTAGATCTAGTCCAGCACaaggacaacaacaacagcagaatcagcagcaacaagaatcaaaaaatatgTCCAAAGAATATGAAGAAGATCGTAAACGTCGACAT AATCGTTTGGAAGgaattgttgatcaattaaaatcattgGGCAATCAACAGGAAAAAATACAAAGCCAAATTAAAGAAGCAAATGAtagacaaaattttcaacaagtaaatgaattacaaaatgaattggaaatgataaatgatcatcaaatgcaattggtaaatgaaaaaagtgaattagaacaacagcagcagcagcaacaaaaacaaaatgaaacaaaacaacaacaacaacaggataCAAGTCAAGATGGACAAAA ATGTAATCgaaataattcaaaacaatcaatgacagaaatgattgaaacgAAAACTGAAACTGATGATACAGattcacaattttcattatattcaaatgaatcaatgccatcatcattgttacaTGAATCACGTGGCCATGAtgattcaccatcattatcaaatgataatttggccacaaacagcaacaacaacaacaacaacaccattaatgatgatagtacAGATGTTGCCGCTTCgaataacgaaaaaatagccaatagaaagaaaacaaatggtttgcaaacaacaacaacaccatcatcagcatcaatgatgatcaatgcgAATAGTAATGATTCGATGGATTTTGGTAAACAACTTAACGATGTTATTGATGAAGGATTACGATTAATGGGCCAtgtaattgatgaaaatattgatttacGATTATTTAATAAATATACTGAAGTATtacgtaataataataataataatggtcaatcatcatcatcatcacatgatattaataattgtaataattatcgttcaccaaaaaatgaacaaccgATTGGTGTAACAACACCGCCACcgcaaccaccaccaataatGACATCTACACCacataattcaattcataatcatccgcatcatcaacaacaacaacaacatcatcgacAGCGAGGAAGACCACCGAAAAATACGCATCCATCAATGaatacaacgacaacaaattcGATGAATGAACGTATAGATTTATCCAATACATTCTatgaacaattattatcacagGCAcagatacaacaacaaatgcaaTTATATCAACAAAGTCTTTATGCTCAAGCATTGTTTGGTGATTTTAATAATTCGGCTACTACATTATCGAATACAACCGATAATGTTTCCACCACCACATTGATGGCTGATCAAAGTAAaaccgatcatcatcaccataatgatgataataataatggtaaaaataatttaatcgATAATATACAAATTGATCGAGATGAAATTGTACAAAGTTTGAATgcattaatttcaatatcaaGTAATGgaattggtcatcatcaacatcatcatcatcatcatcgacaacaaacattatcatcaacgataGATGGAGCCTTGAGCTcgacacaatcatcaaattcgaatcatccaacaacaacaacaacttcatcatcatcatcatcatcgtcgtcgtcatcgtcagtAGAATTTAAGCTatcataa
- the nab gene encoding NGFI-A-binding protein homolog isoform X3, whose protein sequence is MTTQPSNESELQLYRVLQRANLLAYYDTFICQGGDDVQQLYEAGEEEFLEIMALVGMAAKPLHVRRLQKALHEWATNPALFQSPLVPSFHSNNNNNTNNMAPSSSIVQPSITGQSNTSAAISTRTLNNGPNGQSQPQPQQQPPPPPSSSSSSSTTINNAQSISSPNAHRNHNNNSPAANGSSFQTRSTTGNQSTTPSPSQFQNAEYSQPCSPSSMTPILMERQIRRLAEAAEQLVKNLPASILDLKPTIGNNTNGNKKRIVKEIENIMSMSDDDPRRIDEIRRYAAIYGRFDCKRKPEKPLTLHEVSVNEAAAQICSKIPQLLYRRDELFPLARQVVRDSGYQYSKGHSRSQSCRIGEDPSSTGNTIGSIKRIRLDNNGNNGGSSNSSRSSPAQGQQQQQNQQQQESKNMSKEYEEDRKRRHNRLEGIVDQLKSLGNQQEKIQSQIKEANDRQNFQQVNELQNELEMINDHQMQLVNEKSELEQQQQQQQKQNETKQQQQQDTSQDGQKCNRNNSKQSMTEMIETKTETDDTDSQFSLYSNESMPSSLLHESRGHDDSPSLSNDNLATNSNNNNNNTINDDSTDVAASNNEKIANRKKTNGLQTTTTPSSASMMINANSNDSMDFGKQLNDVIDEGLRLMGHVIDENIDLRLFNKYTEVLRNNNNNNGQSSSSSHDINNCNNYRSPKNEQPIGVTTPPPQPPPIMTSTPHNSIHNHPHHQQQQQHHRQRGRPPKNTHPSMNTTTTNSMNERIDLSNTFYEQLLSQAQIQQQMQLYQQSLYAQALFGDFNNSATTLSNTTDNVSTTTLMADQSKTDHHHHNDDNNNGKNNLIDNIQIDRDEIVQSLNALISISSNGIGHHQHHHHHHRQQTLSSTIDGALSSTQSSNSNHPTTTTTSSSSSSSSSSSSVEFKLS, encoded by the exons ATGACCACACAACCATCGAATGAATCCGAATTACAATTGTATCGTGTATTACAACGTGCCAATCTGCTTGCATATTATGATACATTCATTTGTCaaggtggtgatgatgtacAACAATTATATGAAGCAGGTGAAGAAGAATTTCTTGAAATAATGGCATTAGTCGGTATGGCTGCTAAACCATTACATGTACGACGATTACAGAAAGCATTACATGAATGGGCTACTAATCCAG cTCTATTCCAATCACCATTGGTgccatcatttcattcgaataataataataatacaaacaaTATGGCtccttcatcatcgattgtacAACCATCGATTACTGGACAATCAAATACATCGGCGGCTATTTCAACAAGAACATTGAACAATGGTCCGAATGGTCAAtcacaaccacaaccacaacaacaaccaccaccaccaccatcatcatcatcatcatcatcaacaacaattaacaATGCtcaatcaatatcatcaccaaatgCACATcgaaatcataataataatagtccAGCTGcaaatggatcatcatttcaaactAGATCCACTACAGGTAATCAATCGACAACACCATCTCCAAGTCAATTTCag aaCGCTGAATATAGTCAACCATGTAGTCCAAGTTCAATGACGCCCATATTGATGGAAAGACAAATACGGCGACTAGCTGAAGCTGCCGAACAATTGGTAAAGAATTTACCGGCATCCATTTTGGATCTAAAACCAACGATTGGTAATAATACCAATGGCAATAAGAAACGTATTGTCAAAGAAATTGAG AACATAATGTCAATGtcagatgatgatccacGTCGTATAGATGAAATACGACGTTATGCAGCTATTTATGGCCGTTTTGATTGTAAACGTAAACCGGAAAAACCATTAACATTACATGAAGTATCGGTGAATGAAGCTGCTGCACAGATTTGTAGTAAAATACCGCAACTACTTTATCGTCGTGATGAATTATTTCCATTGGCTAGACAGGTTGTACGTGATAGTGGTTATCAATATTCAAAAGGACATTCCAG ATCACAAAGTTGTCGTATTGGTGAAGATCCATCAAGCACAGGAAATACTATCGGTAGCATTAAACGAATTCgtcttgataataatggtaataatggcggtagtagtaatagtagTAGATCTAGTCCAGCACaaggacaacaacaacagcagaatcagcagcaacaagaatcaaaaaatatgTCCAAAGAATATGAAGAAGATCGTAAACGTCGACAT AATCGTTTGGAAGgaattgttgatcaattaaaatcattgGGCAATCAACAGGAAAAAATACAAAGCCAAATTAAAGAAGCAAATGAtagacaaaattttcaacaagtaaatgaattacaaaatgaattggaaatgataaatgatcatcaaatgcaattggtaaatgaaaaaagtgaattagaacaacagcagcagcagcaacaaaaacaaaatgaaacaaaacaacaacaacaacaggataCAAGTCAAGATGGACAAAA ATGTAATCgaaataattcaaaacaatcaatgacagaaatgattgaaacgAAAACTGAAACTGATGATACAGattcacaattttcattatattcaaatgaatcaatgccatcatcattgttacaTGAATCACGTGGCCATGAtgattcaccatcattatcaaatgataatttggccacaaacagcaacaacaacaacaacaacaccattaatgatgatagtacAGATGTTGCCGCTTCgaataacgaaaaaatagccaatagaaagaaaacaaatggtttgcaaacaacaacaacaccatcatcagcatcaatgatgatcaatgcgAATAGTAATGATTCGATGGATTTTGGTAAACAACTTAACGATGTTATTGATGAAGGATTACGATTAATGGGCCAtgtaattgatgaaaatattgatttacGATTATTTAATAAATATACTGAAGTATtacgtaataataataataataatggtcaatcatcatcatcatcacatgatattaataattgtaataattatcgttcaccaaaaaatgaacaaccgATTGGTGTAACAACACCGCCACcgcaaccaccaccaataatGACATCTACACCacataattcaattcataatcatccgcatcatcaacaacaacaacaacatcatcgacAGCGAGGAAGACCACCGAAAAATACGCATCCATCAATGaatacaacgacaacaaattcGATGAATGAACGTATAGATTTATCCAATACATTCTatgaacaattattatcacagGCAcagatacaacaacaaatgcaaTTATATCAACAAAGTCTTTATGCTCAAGCATTGTTTGGTGATTTTAATAATTCGGCTACTACATTATCGAATACAACCGATAATGTTTCCACCACCACATTGATGGCTGATCAAAGTAAaaccgatcatcatcaccataatgatgataataataatggtaaaaataatttaatcgATAATATACAAATTGATCGAGATGAAATTGTACAAAGTTTGAATgcattaatttcaatatcaaGTAATGgaattggtcatcatcaacatcatcatcatcatcatcgacaacaaacattatcatcaacgataGATGGAGCCTTGAGCTcgacacaatcatcaaattcgaatcatccaacaacaacaacaacttcatcatcatcatcatcatcgtcgtcgtcatcgtcagtAGAATTTAAGCTatcataa
- the nab gene encoding NGFI-A-binding protein homolog isoform X2, with product MIIKFCAIYKTKQNKKIAMTTQPSNESELQLYRVLQRANLLAYYDTFICQGGDDVQQLYEAGEEEFLEIMALVGMAAKPLHVRRLQKALHEWATNPALFQSPLVPSFHSNNNNNTNNMAPSSSIVQPSITGQSNTSAAISTRTLNNGPNGQSQPQPQQQPPPPPSSSSSSSTTINNAQSISSPNAHRNHNNNSPAANGSSFQTRSTTGNQSTTPSPSQFQNAEYSQPCSPSSMTPILMERQIRRLAEAAEQLVKNLPASILDLKPTIGNNTNGNKKRIVKEIENIMSMSDDDPRRIDEIRRYAAIYGRFDCKRKPEKPLTLHEVSVNEAAAQICSKIPQLLYRRDELFPLARQVVRDSGYQYSKGHSRSQSCRIGEDPSSTGNTIGSIKRIRLDNNGNNGGSSNSSRSSPAQGQQQQQNQQQQESKNMSKEYEEDRKRRHNRLEGIVDQLKSLGNQQEKIQSQIKEANDRQNFQQVNELQNELEMINDHQMQLVNEKSELEQQQQQQQKQNETKQQQQQDTSQDGQKCNRNNSKQSMTEMIETKTETDDTDSQFSLYSNESMPSSLLHESRGHDDSPSLSNDNLATNSNNNNNNTINDDSTDVAASNNEKIANRKKTNGLQTTTTPSSASMMINANSNDSMDFGKQLNDVIDEGLRLMGHVIDENIDLRLFNKYTEVLRNNNNNNGQSSSSSHDINNCNNYRSPKNEQPIGVTTPPPQPPPIMTSTPHNSIHNHPHHQQQQQHHRQRGRPPKNTHPSMNTTTTNSMNERIDLSNTFYEQLLSQAQIQQQMQLYQQSLYAQALFGDFNNSATTLSNTTDNVSTTTLMADQSKTDHHHHNDDNNNGKNNLIDNIQIDRDEIVQSLNALISISSNGIGHHQHHHHHHRQQTLSSTIDGALSSTQSSNSNHPTTTTTSSSSSSSSSSSSVEFKLS from the exons atgattatcaaattttgtgcaatttataaaacaaaacaaaacaaaaaaa TTGCAATGACCACACAACCATCGAATGAATCCGAATTACAATTGTATCGTGTATTACAACGTGCCAATCTGCTTGCATATTATGATACATTCATTTGTCaaggtggtgatgatgtacAACAATTATATGAAGCAGGTGAAGAAGAATTTCTTGAAATAATGGCATTAGTCGGTATGGCTGCTAAACCATTACATGTACGACGATTACAGAAAGCATTACATGAATGGGCTACTAATCCAG cTCTATTCCAATCACCATTGGTgccatcatttcattcgaataataataataatacaaacaaTATGGCtccttcatcatcgattgtacAACCATCGATTACTGGACAATCAAATACATCGGCGGCTATTTCAACAAGAACATTGAACAATGGTCCGAATGGTCAAtcacaaccacaaccacaacaacaaccaccaccaccaccatcatcatcatcatcatcatcaacaacaattaacaATGCtcaatcaatatcatcaccaaatgCACATcgaaatcataataataatagtccAGCTGcaaatggatcatcatttcaaactAGATCCACTACAGGTAATCAATCGACAACACCATCTCCAAGTCAATTTCag aaCGCTGAATATAGTCAACCATGTAGTCCAAGTTCAATGACGCCCATATTGATGGAAAGACAAATACGGCGACTAGCTGAAGCTGCCGAACAATTGGTAAAGAATTTACCGGCATCCATTTTGGATCTAAAACCAACGATTGGTAATAATACCAATGGCAATAAGAAACGTATTGTCAAAGAAATTGAG AACATAATGTCAATGtcagatgatgatccacGTCGTATAGATGAAATACGACGTTATGCAGCTATTTATGGCCGTTTTGATTGTAAACGTAAACCGGAAAAACCATTAACATTACATGAAGTATCGGTGAATGAAGCTGCTGCACAGATTTGTAGTAAAATACCGCAACTACTTTATCGTCGTGATGAATTATTTCCATTGGCTAGACAGGTTGTACGTGATAGTGGTTATCAATATTCAAAAGGACATTCCAG ATCACAAAGTTGTCGTATTGGTGAAGATCCATCAAGCACAGGAAATACTATCGGTAGCATTAAACGAATTCgtcttgataataatggtaataatggcggtagtagtaatagtagTAGATCTAGTCCAGCACaaggacaacaacaacagcagaatcagcagcaacaagaatcaaaaaatatgTCCAAAGAATATGAAGAAGATCGTAAACGTCGACAT AATCGTTTGGAAGgaattgttgatcaattaaaatcattgGGCAATCAACAGGAAAAAATACAAAGCCAAATTAAAGAAGCAAATGAtagacaaaattttcaacaagtaaatgaattacaaaatgaattggaaatgataaatgatcatcaaatgcaattggtaaatgaaaaaagtgaattagaacaacagcagcagcagcaacaaaaacaaaatgaaacaaaacaacaacaacaacaggataCAAGTCAAGATGGACAAAA ATGTAATCgaaataattcaaaacaatcaatgacagaaatgattgaaacgAAAACTGAAACTGATGATACAGattcacaattttcattatattcaaatgaatcaatgccatcatcattgttacaTGAATCACGTGGCCATGAtgattcaccatcattatcaaatgataatttggccacaaacagcaacaacaacaacaacaacaccattaatgatgatagtacAGATGTTGCCGCTTCgaataacgaaaaaatagccaatagaaagaaaacaaatggtttgcaaacaacaacaacaccatcatcagcatcaatgatgatcaatgcgAATAGTAATGATTCGATGGATTTTGGTAAACAACTTAACGATGTTATTGATGAAGGATTACGATTAATGGGCCAtgtaattgatgaaaatattgatttacGATTATTTAATAAATATACTGAAGTATtacgtaataataataataataatggtcaatcatcatcatcatcacatgatattaataattgtaataattatcgttcaccaaaaaatgaacaaccgATTGGTGTAACAACACCGCCACcgcaaccaccaccaataatGACATCTACACCacataattcaattcataatcatccgcatcatcaacaacaacaacaacatcatcgacAGCGAGGAAGACCACCGAAAAATACGCATCCATCAATGaatacaacgacaacaaattcGATGAATGAACGTATAGATTTATCCAATACATTCTatgaacaattattatcacagGCAcagatacaacaacaaatgcaaTTATATCAACAAAGTCTTTATGCTCAAGCATTGTTTGGTGATTTTAATAATTCGGCTACTACATTATCGAATACAACCGATAATGTTTCCACCACCACATTGATGGCTGATCAAAGTAAaaccgatcatcatcaccataatgatgataataataatggtaaaaataatttaatcgATAATATACAAATTGATCGAGATGAAATTGTACAAAGTTTGAATgcattaatttcaatatcaaGTAATGgaattggtcatcatcaacatcatcatcatcatcatcgacaacaaacattatcatcaacgataGATGGAGCCTTGAGCTcgacacaatcatcaaattcgaatcatccaacaacaacaacaacttcatcatcatcatcatcatcgtcgtcgtcatcgtcagtAGAATTTAAGCTatcataa